One window from the genome of Zonotrichia leucophrys gambelii isolate GWCS_2022_RI chromosome 27, RI_Zleu_2.0, whole genome shotgun sequence encodes:
- the DCAKD gene encoding dephospho-CoA kinase domain-containing protein isoform X1 translates to MGARDTAAWVKPGGGEEQHVPGGTLGWHRVGEERGGGRAAGAGLCRDRRRCSRQAGCLMFSVVQPHSKAHQQILQHFGTEILLENGEINREALGSIIFSQPEKRRLLNSITHPEILKEMLKQILKYFVLGYRYVILDIPLLFETRGLTRLMKYTVLVYCDPPTQLARLMKRSGLGVAEAEARISSQLPLEEKRRWATHVIDNSGDWESTRRQVLQLHSRLEDSLDFLWARLAVGTAVAGLGGLVFLLIRHFIS, encoded by the exons ATGGGAGCGCGGGACACTGCGGCGTGGGTGAAGCCGGGCGGAGG GGAAGAGCAGCATGTTCCTGGTGGGACTCTCGGGTGGCATCGCGTCGGGGAAGAGCGCGGTGGTGGCCGTGCTgcgggagctgggctgtgccgtGATCGACGCCGATGTTCTCGCCAGGCAGG CTGTTTGATGTTCTCAGTGGTGCAGCCCCACTCCAAGGCCCATCAGCAGATCCTGCAGCACTTTGGCACCGAGATCCTCCTGGAGAACGGCGAGATAAACCGCGAGGCTCTGGGAAGCATCATCTTCTCCCAGCCCGAGAAACGGCGGCTGCTGAACTCCATCACCCACCCTGAGATCCTGAAGGAGATGCTGAAGCAGATCCTGAAGTATTTTGTGCTTG GTTACCGCTACGTGATCCTCGACATCCCTCTGCTCTTTGAGACCCGTGGGCTGACCAGGCTGATGAAATACACAGTGCTGGTTTATTG TGACCCCCCGACTCAGCTGGCGCGGCTGATGAAGAGGAGCGGGCTGGGCGTGGCCGAGGCCGAAGCTCGGATCAGCTCGCAGCTGCCCCTGGAGGAGAAGCGCAGGTGGGCCACGCACGTCATCGACAACTCCGGGGACTGGGAGAGCACTCGCCGGCaggtcctgcagctgcacagccgCCTCGAGGATTCCCTGGATTTCCTGTGGGCACGGCTGGCCGTGGGCACGGCTGTGGCCGGGCTGGGCGGGCTGGTGTTCCTCCTCATCCGGCATTTCATCTCTTAA
- the DCAKD gene encoding dephospho-CoA kinase domain-containing protein isoform X2, which produces MFLVGLSGGIASGKSAVVAVLRELGCAVIDADVLARQVVQPHSKAHQQILQHFGTEILLENGEINREALGSIIFSQPEKRRLLNSITHPEILKEMLKQILKYFVLGYRYVILDIPLLFETRGLTRLMKYTVLVYCDPPTQLARLMKRSGLGVAEAEARISSQLPLEEKRRWATHVIDNSGDWESTRRQVLQLHSRLEDSLDFLWARLAVGTAVAGLGGLVFLLIRHFIS; this is translated from the exons ATGTTCCTGGTGGGACTCTCGGGTGGCATCGCGTCGGGGAAGAGCGCGGTGGTGGCCGTGCTgcgggagctgggctgtgccgtGATCGACGCCGATGTTCTCGCCAGGCAGG TGGTGCAGCCCCACTCCAAGGCCCATCAGCAGATCCTGCAGCACTTTGGCACCGAGATCCTCCTGGAGAACGGCGAGATAAACCGCGAGGCTCTGGGAAGCATCATCTTCTCCCAGCCCGAGAAACGGCGGCTGCTGAACTCCATCACCCACCCTGAGATCCTGAAGGAGATGCTGAAGCAGATCCTGAAGTATTTTGTGCTTG GTTACCGCTACGTGATCCTCGACATCCCTCTGCTCTTTGAGACCCGTGGGCTGACCAGGCTGATGAAATACACAGTGCTGGTTTATTG TGACCCCCCGACTCAGCTGGCGCGGCTGATGAAGAGGAGCGGGCTGGGCGTGGCCGAGGCCGAAGCTCGGATCAGCTCGCAGCTGCCCCTGGAGGAGAAGCGCAGGTGGGCCACGCACGTCATCGACAACTCCGGGGACTGGGAGAGCACTCGCCGGCaggtcctgcagctgcacagccgCCTCGAGGATTCCCTGGATTTCCTGTGGGCACGGCTGGCCGTGGGCACGGCTGTGGCCGGGCTGGGCGGGCTGGTGTTCCTCCTCATCCGGCATTTCATCTCTTAA